One Ranitomeya imitator isolate aRanImi1 chromosome 1, aRanImi1.pri, whole genome shotgun sequence DNA window includes the following coding sequences:
- the LOC138657834 gene encoding uncharacterized protein, which yields MFCGTGLLLFLGLYVYWSCPYNPRHLGNIKGVTRVVFSRPHFSDVLIDYCLDTNFSVLFTASNLKQMDFRTRDQTWLSRLQEVFREESTGILTPNGGDSKERIVRLRSLLHRRTKLWWNRASLGQYLARDLIPRGLRIQIFPSFVVDDDNFKRDWENLATKCSRGFMELLMRADEMKLGSIEKEIDDLQVIIKDELTSEAMEQLNSDLEKDFSKWEQEIGAVKTKKLQRDNSDYQGNKVYRWKNNNKRSRPMSQVKTGSISSLTSVEESSVASDQSRGGEGVRKIQPGRTVKRQFNNKRKISPSPAYERKAKNTHLEVINLSSHSLSETQVDLLKLGLNFVPSNKFDFFTVLKDTHLFCRKLILKKLHSQRNSNQGPSDDVEQEALEALEDLLREQSEIPVTHIHIIPSA from the coding sequence atgttttgtggGACTGGTTTACTCCTTTTTTTGGGTCTATATGTTTATTGGAGTTGTCCTTATAACCCGAGACATCTGGGTAATATTAAGGGGGTTACACGAGTGGTTTTTTCTCGACCCCATTTTTCTGATGTGCTTATTGATTATTGTTTAGATACTAATTTCTCTGTGTTATTCACAGCTTCTAATCTTAAGCAAATGGATTTCCGTACCCGAGATCAAACGTGGTTATCTCGGCTACAGGAGGTCTTCAGGGAGGAGTCTACCGGTATTTTAACTCCTAATGGTGGTGATTCTAAGGAGAGGATTGTGAGATTAAGGTCGCTTCTACACAGACGAACGAAGTTATGGTGGAATAGGGCATCCTTGGGACAGTACCTGGCTCGAGATTTAATACCTAGGGGCTTGAGAATCCAAATTTTTCCATCATTTGTAGTGGATGACGACAATTTTAAAAGAGATTGGGAAAATCTGGCTACCAAGTGCTCCCGGGGTTTCATGGAACTGTTAATGAGGGCGGATGAGATGAAACTAGGCAGTATTGAAAAAGAGATTGACGACCTACAGGTCATCATAAAAGATGAACTTACTTCTGAGGCTATGGAACAACTGAATAGCGATTTAGAGAAGGATTTTTCTAAATGGGAGCAAGAAATTGGAGCCGTTAAAACAAAAAAGCTACAACGGGACAATTCGGATTATCAGGGAAATAAAGTATATCgctggaaaaataataataaaagatcaCGCCCTATGTCCCAAGTGAAGACCGGCTCCATATCATCGTTAACATCAGTGGAAGAATCCAGTGTAGCATCTGATCAGTCTAGAGGTGGAGAGGGGGTCAGAAAAATACAGCCTGGGAGGACCGTGAAGAGACAATTTAATAACAAAAGGAAGATCTCACCTTCACCTGCGTATGAACGCAAAGCGAAAAATACACATCTGGAGGTAATCAACCTATCCTCGCACTCCCTTTCAGAAACACAGGTGGATTTATTAAAGTTGGGTTTAAATTTTGTTCCCTCTAATAAATTTGATTTTTTCACAGTTCTAAAAGATACACACCTTTTCTGCCGCAAATTGATTTTAAAAAAGCTACATAGCCAAAGAAATTCAAATCAAGGTCCCTCTGATGATGTGGAACAGGAGGCCCTGGAGGCACTTGAGGACTTACTAAGGGAACAATCTGAGATTCCAG